GCCGGCCCTCGGGTACGAGCGCCACACCGCGCCTGATCAGCTGCGACGACGGCAGCCCGGAGGTCACGTTCCCCTCGAACAGGATCGCACCTGAGCGCGGCCTGAGGATCCCGCAGATCGACTTGAGAAGCGTCGACTTGCCCGCTCCGTTGGCGCCGATCACGGTGACCGTCTCGCCAGCGGCTACTTTCATGGACACGCTGTGCAGCGCTACGATTGGCCCGTAGGTGACCTGGAGATCGGCGATCTCAAGCATCGTCGTCACGCCCCAGATAGGCTTCGACGACGCGGCTGTCTCCGCGGATGTCGGCCGGCGTCCCTTCGGCGATCTTGGTTCCCTGGTCGAGTACGACGATTCGGTCGCACAGACCCATCACCGCCGCCATGTCGTGCTCGACCAACAGCACTGTGATGCCCTTGTCGCGAATGCGGCGTACCATTTGGGCAGCATCGGCGGTCTCGCGCGGGTTCATGCCGGCGAAGGGCTCGTCCAGCAGCAGTAGGTGAGGTTTCAGGGCGAGCGCCAGCCCGATGCCCAGCAGACTCTGATGCGCGTAGACCAGGGAGCCGGCTGTCCGCTCCGCCTGCTCCTCGAGGCCCGTGAAGGCCAGGATCTCGGCGATCTCGCCGCCGATGCTGGTATGTATCGCGCGCGCCTTGGGCAGCAGGAACCAGTCCGCCCAAAAGCCCAGGGGCGCGCGGGCGAGCAGCGCGGTCTCGATGTTCTCCCTCAAGCTGAGGGCCGGGAAGATCCGCGCGCCCTGGAAGGTGCGCGCCACCCCGAGCGCCGCGATCCGGTCTGGGCGCGAGCCGCTGATGCGCTGGCCGGCGAGGCGCACCTCTCCGGCGGTCAGCGGGTAGCGGCCGGAAATCAGGTTGAAGGTCGTGGTTTTGCCGGCGCCGTTCGGCCCGATCAGGCCGAGGATCTCGCCCGCCCTCACCTGGAAGGAGACGTTGTCGACGGCCTTGATGCCGTCGAAGCGCTTTGCGATCGAATCGACGGCGAGGAGGGGCGTGTCACCGGCCATGGCCGCCCTCCGGCGCTACGCTTCCATCCGCCGTGCCTGGCCGGCCGGCGATCACGCGGCGCGCTGCCGCGGCGACGCCCGCTAGGCCGCGCGGTGCGAACAGCGTCACCAGGATGAGCAGGACGCCCATCATCGCCGGCCTGTACTGGCTGGTGAAGCTCAGGAGCTCAGGCACGTAGACAAGGAATACCGCGCCCAGCAATGGCCCGGCCAGTGTGCCGACGCCACCGACCACGACCATGACAATCATGTCGACGGAGGCGAAGAGGGTGAACTGGCTAGGCGCCAGGATGGTGAGGAAAGGCCCGAGCAGCAGGCCGCCCAGGCCGGCGACGAAGGCGGCGATGCACAGACCGATC
The genomic region above belongs to Rhizobiales bacterium GAS188 and contains:
- a CDS encoding amino acid/amide ABC transporter ATP-binding protein 1, HAAT family, which encodes MAGDTPLLAVDSIAKRFDGIKAVDNVSFQVRAGEILGLIGPNGAGKTTTFNLISGRYPLTAGEVRLAGQRISGSRPDRIAALGVARTFQGARIFPALSLRENIETALLARAPLGFWADWFLLPKARAIHTSIGGEIAEILAFTGLEEQAERTAGSLVYAHQSLLGIGLALALKPHLLLLDEPFAGMNPRETADAAQMVRRIRDKGITVLLVEHDMAAVMGLCDRIVVLDQGTKIAEGTPADIRGDSRVVEAYLGRDDDA